The following are encoded together in the Drosophila takahashii strain IR98-3 E-12201 chromosome X, DtakHiC1v2, whole genome shotgun sequence genome:
- the LOC108062283 gene encoding LOW QUALITY PROTEIN: uncharacterized protein (The sequence of the model RefSeq protein was modified relative to this genomic sequence to represent the inferred CDS: deleted 3 bases in 2 codons), with translation MGPSMEEDYRMQDQDATFCSCFHVFMAQIIAVINNNKNKTAGGQDQDDRIGSWFLRTGMWGSKDELRDVDADAISTEFCSINDKL, from the exons ATGGGGCCGTCGATGGAGGAGGATTACAGGATGCAGGAC CAGGACGCCACCTTTTGCAGCTGCTTCCATGTGTTCATGGCGCAAATAATCGCCgtcatcaacaacaacaaaaacaagacgGCAGGA GGACAGGATCAGGACGACAGGATTGGGTCCTGGTTCCTGAGAACGGGGATGTGGGGGTCCAAAGATGAGTTGAGAGACGTTGACGCTGACGCCATTAGCACCGAGTTTTGCAGCATCAACgacaaactttaa